The following coding sequences lie in one Melopsittacus undulatus isolate bMelUnd1 chromosome 9, bMelUnd1.mat.Z, whole genome shotgun sequence genomic window:
- the MRPL46 gene encoding large ribosomal subunit protein mL46, with the protein MAASSAVHCGLHRGAVMAAPRARWACGMAAPRSWRLFGAVCLLRLPRITQPLQKEEEEMTALMGQIELEKSHYSDHEIRKLEEEELLRRRKESAYDDEEPGKTVIMAQDLEDKWEQKFLRFKAAPRITDADESNSRTSLNRKLDRNLMLLVKQKIGNQELWLLPQEEWQPGETLRNTAERAMATFLGDHIEAKVLGNAPYGIYKYKFPRAIRTEDNVGAKVFFFKAFLQSSDLSQAEKKGNHLWVTKDELGDYLKPEYLKKVNRFLLDL; encoded by the exons aTGGCGGCGAGCAGCGCGGTGCATTGTGGCCTGCACCGCGGCGCCGTGATGGCGGCGCCCAGGGCACGGTGGGCTTGCGGCATGGCCGCCCCCCGGTCGTGGCGGCTGTTCGGGGCTGTGTGCCTGCTGAGGCTGCCCCGCATCACGCAGCCGCTccagaaggaggaggaagagatgaCGGCTCTCATGGGGCAG ATAGAGCTGGAGAAAAGCCACTATTCAGACCATGAAATCCGCaagctggaggaagaggagctgctccggaggaggaaggaaagcgCCTACGATGATGAAGAGCCCGGCAAAACGGTCATCATGGCGCAGGACCTGGAGGACAAGTGGGAACAGAAGTTCCTTCGCTTCAAAGCCGCTCCACGGATAACAG ATGCTGATGAAAGCAACAGTCGAACATCACTGAACAGGAAGCTGGACAGAAACCTGATGCTTCTGGTGAAACAGAAAATCGGCAACCAGGAGCTGTGGCTCCTGCCTCAAGAGGAATGGCAGCCTGGGGAGACACTGCGAAACACGGCTGAGCGAGCCATGGCTACGTTCTTAG GAGACCACATTGAAGCCAAAGTCCTGGGGAATGCTCCATATGGGATTTACAAGTACAAATTCCCCAGGGCCATCAGGACTGAAGATAATGTGGGAGCTAAAGTATTCTTCTTCAAAGCCTTCCTCCAGAGCAGTGACTTGTCCCAAGCAGAGAAGAAGGGGAATCACCTGTGGGTCACAAAGGATGAGCTGGGAGATTACTTGAAGCCAGAGTATCTGAAGAAAGTCAATCGATTCCTTCTGGACTTGTAA
- the MRPS11 gene encoding small ribosomal subunit protein uS11m, with amino-acid sequence MSAALAVAWQRLRGAACGARAAALCRGLRTGPQDLAEASKEAETQSATDLSPLILQRSSMRWDGKVYEEIPIAHIKATYNNTHVQVVTFDSMSLAHTSCGTEGFQNAKKATAIAAQTAAMAAATKARGKGVLHVRVMVKGLGPGRKAAIRGLTMGGLEIISITDNTPVPHNGCRPRKARRM; translated from the exons ATGAGCGCGGCGCTGGCGGTCGCTTGGCAACGGCTGCGCGGAGCGGCCTGCGG GGCCCGCGCTGCCGCCCTGTGCCGCGGCCTGCGGACCGGCCCGCAGGACCTGGCGGAGGCCTCGAAAGAGGCGGAGACGCAAAGCGCGACCGACCTGAG cCCTTTAATCCTGCAGAGGAGCTCCATGAGATGGGATGGAAAGGTCTATGAAGAGATCCCGATAGCTCACATCAAAGCTACCTACAATAA CACCCACGTCCAAGTGGTCACCTTTGATAGCATGTCATTGGCCCACACATCCTGTGGCACAGAAGGCTTCCAGAATGCCAAGAAGGCAACTGCCATTGCAGCACAGACTgcagccatggcagcagcaaCG AAAGCCCGTGGGAAAGGTGTGCTGCACGTACGAGTGATGGTGAAAGGACTCGGACCAGGACGCAAA GCTGCCATCAGGGGGTTGACAATGGGAGGTTTGGAGATCATCTCCATCACTGACAACACCCCAGTGCCACACAACGGCTGCCGCCCTCGGAAGGCCAGGAGAATGTGA